Part of the Pedobacter roseus genome is shown below.
CTAAAAACAAAAACTTACCGACAAAATTTCCGATTGTAAAATCAAAATCGAAGTGGCATTTGTTTTGACCTAAAGCGGATATGAACTTCAACAATTTTACCATAAAAGCCCAGGAAGCAGTTCAACAGGCTTCTGAAATAGCCCAAGGCAATCAGCAACAGGCTATTGAAACGGCACACCTGCTCAAAGGTCTGCTTACTGTTGATGAAAACGTGGTTTCTTATGTTTTAAAGAAACTGAACGTTAACCTTAATTCATTAAATCAAAACTTAGATGCAGAGATTGCCAAATTCCCGAAAGTGAGTGGAAGTAATGTCTATCTGTCATCAAATGCCAATAGCGTTTTGCAGAAAGCGCAAACATTTTTAAAAGAATTTAAAGATGAATTTGTTTCAGTTGAACATTTGTTACTAGGAATTCTGGCCGTTAACGATAGCACATCAAAATTATTAAAAGAACAGGGTGTTAACGAAAAAGACCTTAAAAAAGCCATTACAGAACTCCGCGGTGATAACCGGGTGACTGATCAAAATGCCGAAGCAACTTACCAGGCTTTGAGCAAATACGCCAGAAACCTGAATGAGTATGCAGAAAGCGGAAAACTGGATCCGGTAATCGGGCGTGACGAAGAAATCCGTCGTGTAATCCAGATTTTATCGCGCAGAACCAAGAACAATCCTATTTTAATTGGTGAACCCGGTGTGGGTAAAACGGCCATTGCGGAAGGAATTGCCTTTAGGATTATTAAAGGTGACGTGCCCGAAAATTTGAAAAGTAAAGTGGTTTATTCGCTTGATATGGGTTCGCTTATTGCTGGCGCGAAATATAAAGGCGAGTTTGAAGAGCGCTTGAAAGCCGTTGTAAAGGAGGTTAGTCAGAGTGATGGAGAAATTGTATTATTTATTGATGAGATCCATACTTTGGTGGGTGCTGGTGGTGGCGAAGGTGCCATGGATGCAGCAAATATCTTAAAACCTGCCCTTGCCCGTGGAGAACTGCGTGCCATTGGTGCAACAACTTTAGATGAATACCAAAAATACCTTGAAAAAGATAAAGCCTTAGAGCGCCGTTTCCAAAAGGTAATGGTGGAAGAACCTGATACCCAGGATGCGATTTCGATCCTCCGTGGATTGAAAGAGCGTTACGAAACCCACCACAAAGTAAGGATCAAAGATGAAGCGATTATTGCAGCTGTAGAAATGAGTCAGCGGTATATTGCAGATCGTTTCTTACCAGATAAAGCCATCGATTTGATGGATGAAGCAGCTTCGAAATTACGTATGGAAATGGATAGCGTGCCCGAAAATGTGGATGCGTTAGACCGTGAGATTATGCGTTTGGAAATTGAACGTGAGGCCATTAAACGCGAAAAGGACGACAGAAAAGTTAAAGAACTTTCAGAAGAAATTGCCAATCTTTCAGCAGAACGTGATGAATTTAAAGCGAAATGGCAAGGTGAAAAAGACCTGGTAGATGCGGTAAATAACGAATTAGAGCAGATTGAACACTATAAATTAGAGGCCGAACAGGCTGAACGCGCGGGAGATTATGGCAAAGTGGC
Proteins encoded:
- the clpB gene encoding ATP-dependent chaperone ClpB, whose translation is MNFNNFTIKAQEAVQQASEIAQGNQQQAIETAHLLKGLLTVDENVVSYVLKKLNVNLNSLNQNLDAEIAKFPKVSGSNVYLSSNANSVLQKAQTFLKEFKDEFVSVEHLLLGILAVNDSTSKLLKEQGVNEKDLKKAITELRGDNRVTDQNAEATYQALSKYARNLNEYAESGKLDPVIGRDEEIRRVIQILSRRTKNNPILIGEPGVGKTAIAEGIAFRIIKGDVPENLKSKVVYSLDMGSLIAGAKYKGEFEERLKAVVKEVSQSDGEIVLFIDEIHTLVGAGGGEGAMDAANILKPALARGELRAIGATTLDEYQKYLEKDKALERRFQKVMVEEPDTQDAISILRGLKERYETHHKVRIKDEAIIAAVEMSQRYIADRFLPDKAIDLMDEAASKLRMEMDSVPENVDALDREIMRLEIEREAIKREKDDRKVKELSEEIANLSAERDEFKAKWQGEKDLVDAVNNELEQIEHYKLEAEQAERAGDYGKVAEIRYGKIKEAQDKVEKLKADLESQQTDSRMLKEEVTADDIAGVVGRWTGIPVTKLIASEREKLLNLEDELHQRVAGQDEAIEAISDAIRRSRAGLQDKRKPIGSFIFLGTTGVGKTELAKALAEFLFNDENALTRIDMSEYQERHAVSRLIGAPPGYVGYDEGGQLTEAVRRKPYSVVLLDEIEKAHPDVFNILLQVLDDGRLTDNKGRTVNFKNTIIIMTSNIGAHLIQDNFKNLSDENRDELIAKTKNELFEVLKQTIRPEFLNRIDELIMFTPLNRSEIRNIVSLQFKHVQQTLAEMGIEMEASDEALDWLAQLGYDPQFGARPLKRVIQKRILNELSKEILAGKIDKDSKIKLDMFDHNFVFLNQKVD